The Deltaproteobacteria bacterium genome includes the window GGCCAAGGCAGCAACAGTGAAGGTGTCGGCCACGCCCTGGGCGGCCGTAGCGGCCTGCAGGTTGGCGGCGGCGGCTTCGGTCCAACCATAGCCACCGAGTTCGGAATTCAGGTTGGCGTTGTCGGCCTTGACGTTATGGTTCACGGCCTTGGCTGCAGCGTTGTAGGCCCGGAGCCGATAGGCCATGAACTGGGGCACGGCGATGGCGGCCAAAATACCGATGATGGCCACGACGATCATCAACTCGACCAGGGTGAAACCCTTTTCATTGCGTCTGGGCAGTGTCATGAGAAAAACCTCCATTTGAAATGTGTGAATGCGTGTGGGGAACCATTCCCCTCATCCGTTGCCAATGGTAATCCAAGAACCATGCCGATGAAAGCCATAATTTTTTATTGATGAAATCAACATGTTATAGAAATATCAACGGTTCTCGATCGGGCCAAAAACCGAAAATTGTCCAAAAAAGAGACAATTTTCGTCCGTAGGGGCGGGTTTGAAACCCGTCCCCGATCTCAAACCCACCCTCAATTCCCCCCGGGCCCGGCCACAAACTCACCCGCAGGCCCCAGGGCCACCCATTCCCCGAACAGGTTCAAATAGCTCGATCGAACGAACGGCAACTCCCTTTCCAAATACGGATCGTTCAGGGAAAAGAACCTGACCGTCAGATCGCGTCCGGCCAGGACCTTGGCCGACATGTCCACCAGGGGCCTGCTCCCGGCCAGGATCCAGACCTCCCCGGCCCCTTCCAGGGCCTGCCGGAACACAGGCTCGTCCTCGGCCGAACGGACCAGGGCCCTGGGGCCCGGCATCCAGGGGACGAAATCGAGAAACCGGGTCCGGTCCGTGACCAGGGCCGCGCCTTCGGCCCGGACCGGAACCGGAAACAAACCGGCGTCGGTGTTCACGCCCAAAACCTCCAGGGTGATCTCCCGCTCCCGGGCCAGATGCTCGGCCGTTCTCAGAACCCGGCCCAGCTCCTCCGGAGGCAGGGGCGGACGGACGAATCGGTCCTTGAGCCTGAGAACCCTGGTCACGGCCTCGTCCAGGCGCGCCCGGGAAATGGCTCCGGACCGGGCCGCCTCCAATACCGGCTCCAGAAGCTCCTCGAAGGTGAAGGGGCAGGGCAGGTTCTCAGAGAAGAGCAATAGATCGCACCCCGCATTGACGATCTCCACAGTCAGAGAGGGCAGGTCGAAATGCTTGGACAGGGCCTGCATGTCCAGGGCATCGCTGATGACGACCCCTCGGAACCCGAGCATGGAACGCAGGATGTCCTGGAGCACGGCCCTGGAGGCCGTGGCCGGACGGTCCGGATCCAGGGCCGGGTAGAGGATGTGGGCGGTCATCACCGCCGGGGCCCCGGCCTCGATGCCGGACCGGAACGGAACCAGTTCCACGGCCTCCAGTTCGGCCAGGGTCTTGTGAAGGACCGGCAGGTCCAGATGGCTGTCCATGTCCACGTCCCCGTGGCCGGGAAAATGCTTCAGGCAGGAACCTTCACCGGCCAGGGCATACCCGCGCACGGCAGCCGCCGTCATTTCGGCCACCTGGTCCGGGTCCTCCCCGAAGCTCCGCACCCCGATGATGGGATTGTCCGGATTGCTGTTCACATCGGCCACCGGAGCCAGATCCAGGGACAGGCCCAGGGCGGCCAGTTCCGCTCCAGTGACCCGAGCCGCCTCGCAGGCGTTTGCGGTATCAGCCGTCCGGCCCAGGCCGTAGTTGGCCGGAAAGAGGGTCACCCCCGTGGTCAGACGGGTCACCCGGCCCTGCTCCTGGTCGATGGCCACAAGGACCGGGATCTTCAGCCGGGTCAGGGCCGCCGTCTCCTGGAGGCCAGCCGTCAGTCGGGCAACGCTCTCCGGATCGGGACAATTCTTGGTAAAGAGGACGAAACTCCCCACATGACGCTCGAGAATGCGCTCCACGGTCCGGCCGTCCAGGTCCGGGCCGGGAATTCCGATCATGAACAATTGCCCGACCTTTTCCTCCACGCTCATGGACCTGACCATTTCCTCCACGGCGTCCCGGCCGTCCTGATGCCGGGCCAGACAAGAACCCAGAAGCAGAAGGGCCGCAAGGCCCAGGGCCATGGCCCGAATCCGGCCGTCCTTTACAATCAGTCTTATCATATCTATCCTCGAACTCCTTGACATTTTGAACCTTTTCGCCCGTCGACATCGCCGGACACGACCGGAGCCAGTCCATGCCCGTTCCCCTTCCAACCCAGAGTTCAATCTATCCGGCATCCAAGATACTGGCAACCGATCAGGCCGGGAAACTGCGGACCGCCGTGACCGGAATTCTGGTCTTCACCAACGGCTGCTTCGATCTCCTCCACCCCGGCCATGTGGACTATCTCCACCGGGCCTCCCTACTGGGGGACATCCTCGTGGTCGGCCTGAACAGCGACGCCTCGATCCGCCGTCTCAAGGGCTCGTCCAGACCGGTCAACCCCCAGGACGACCGGGCCTTGGTCCTGGCCGGTCTGGCCAGCGTCGCCCATGTCGTCATCTTCGATCAGGACACCCCCCTGGAGCTGATCACGGCCCTGCAACCCGACGTCCTGGTCAAGGGCGGGGACTGGCCCGTTGAGACCATCGTCGGCCGCGAGGTCGTCCTGGCCCGTGGCGGCCGGGTCCTGAGCCTGGACCTTTTGCCCGGCCACTCAACCACCTCCATTCTGAAACGGATCCGGGCCGAACGATGAGCGCGCCATCCCTGTTTCGGACCAACCTGCCCTATTCCCTGGACAATCTCCTGAATATTCTGGAAAAAATGGATGTCCTGACCTCTGATCAGGTCCAGGCCGGACGAAAAAGGGCCCGGGAGGACTTCGGATTCGATCTGTCCGGGCCCGACGGCATGGACAATCTTCTCAAGCTCGGCCTGGCCCCGGCCGGGGTTTCCTGGCTTCCCCAGACCTCCAGACTGACGGAGGAACTGGTCGTCCGGACCGTGGCCAAGGCCCACGGCCTGGAGTTCAAGCGCATCGACCCCCTGGAACTCGATCTGGAGGTCAGCACCAGGACCATCTCCGAGAGCTTTGCCCGGCGAAACATGCTCGTTCCCATCCGGATTGTCGACGGCCTTCTGGAAATCGTCGTCTACAATCCATTCCGACCGGAACTCTGGGAGGACATGGAGCGGGTCACCCATCTCCAGTACCGGGTCCATCTGGGCACCCGGGCCGACATCACCCGGCTCATCGACGAATTCTACCAGTTCCAGATGTCCATCAAGGCCGCCGAAAGCGAGTTCAAGGCCGCCGACGAACTGGGCAACCTCGAGGGCCAGGTCCAGGTCCAGCAACGGACCGACCCGACCACCCAGCGGCACATCATCAAGGCCGTCAACTATCTCATGCGCTCGGCCATCCGGGAGCGGGCCAGCGACATCCATCTGGAGCCCAAGAGGAACAAGAGCCTGGTCCGGATGCGCATCGACGGCATCCTCCACACGGTCCACACCCTGCCCATGTCCATCCACCAGGCCATCATCAACCGGCTCAAGGGCCTCTCCCGCATGGACATCGCCGAAAAACGCCGCCCCCAGGACGGCCGCATCCAGCTCATGCTGGATGCCGTCCCCACAGACGTCCGGGTCTCGACCATTCCCGTGGCCTTCGGGGAGAAGATGGTTCTCCGCCTCCTGTCCAGCGAGACCACCCTTCTCGGTCTGGACAGCCTGGGCATGACCGAGGCCCAGAGGGTCATCTTCGACCGGTTTCTGGCCTCCACCCATGGGCTGGTCCTGGTCACCGGCCCCACGGGCAGCGGCAAGTCCACGACCCTCTACTCGACACTCAAGGCCCTGGCCCGTCCCGAGATCAATCTGGTGACTATCGAGGACCCCATCGAGATGGTCGTCGAGGACTTCAACCAGATCGGCATCCAGACCAAGGCCGGCATCACCTTCGGCCAGATGCTCCGCCACATCCTCAGGCAGGACCCGGACATCGTCATGGTCGGGGAAATGCGCGACCTCGAGACGGCCGAGCAGGCCGTCCAGGCCGCCCTGACCGGACATCTGGTCTTCTCCACCCTGCACACCAACGACGCGGTCTCGGCCATCACCCGACTCCGGGACCTGGGGGTGGAAGCATACCTCCTGAACGCC containing:
- a CDS encoding beta-N-acetylhexosaminidase encodes the protein MPDRLNSGLEGERAWTGSGRVRRCRRAKRFKMSRSSRIDMIRLIVKDGRIRAMALGLAALLLLGSCLARHQDGRDAVEEMVRSMSVEEKVGQLFMIGIPGPDLDGRTVERILERHVGSFVLFTKNCPDPESVARLTAGLQETAALTRLKIPVLVAIDQEQGRVTRLTTGVTLFPANYGLGRTADTANACEAARVTGAELAALGLSLDLAPVADVNSNPDNPIIGVRSFGEDPDQVAEMTAAAVRGYALAGEGSCLKHFPGHGDVDMDSHLDLPVLHKTLAELEAVELVPFRSGIEAGAPAVMTAHILYPALDPDRPATASRAVLQDILRSMLGFRGVVISDALDMQALSKHFDLPSLTVEIVNAGCDLLLFSENLPCPFTFEELLEPVLEAARSGAISRARLDEAVTRVLRLKDRFVRPPLPPEELGRVLRTAEHLAREREITLEVLGVNTDAGLFPVPVRAEGAALVTDRTRFLDFVPWMPGPRALVRSAEDEPVFRQALEGAGEVWILAGSRPLVDMSAKVLAGRDLTVRFFSLNDPYLERELPFVRSSYLNLFGEWVALGPAGEFVAGPGGN
- the rfaE2 gene encoding D-glycero-beta-D-manno-heptose 1-phosphate adenylyltransferase is translated as MPVPLPTQSSIYPASKILATDQAGKLRTAVTGILVFTNGCFDLLHPGHVDYLHRASLLGDILVVGLNSDASIRRLKGSSRPVNPQDDRALVLAGLASVAHVVIFDQDTPLELITALQPDVLVKGGDWPVETIVGREVVLARGGRVLSLDLLPGHSTTSILKRIRAER
- a CDS encoding type II/IV secretion system protein; the protein is MSAPSLFRTNLPYSLDNLLNILEKMDVLTSDQVQAGRKRAREDFGFDLSGPDGMDNLLKLGLAPAGVSWLPQTSRLTEELVVRTVAKAHGLEFKRIDPLELDLEVSTRTISESFARRNMLVPIRIVDGLLEIVVYNPFRPELWEDMERVTHLQYRVHLGTRADITRLIDEFYQFQMSIKAAESEFKAADELGNLEGQVQVQQRTDPTTQRHIIKAVNYLMRSAIRERASDIHLEPKRNKSLVRMRIDGILHTVHTLPMSIHQAIINRLKGLSRMDIAEKRRPQDGRIQLMLDAVPTDVRVSTIPVAFGEKMVLRLLSSETTLLGLDSLGMTEAQRVIFDRFLASTHGLVLVTGPTGSGKSTTLYSTLKALARPEINLVTIEDPIEMVVEDFNQIGIQTKAGITFGQMLRHILRQDPDIVMVGEMRDLETAEQAVQAALTGHLVFSTLHTNDAVSAITRLRDLGVEAYLLNASIIGSIAQRLVRTICPSCKVPCRIDDQALREWGVADRIPEGRAFRGTGCEHCRRTGFHGRLAIFEIIPFDSEIKEAVRSHAELAELRALVRTKKIPTLFQAGMDLVRSGTTTFEEVLRVASANVE